Within the Oncorhynchus keta strain PuntledgeMale-10-30-2019 unplaced genomic scaffold, Oket_V2 Un_contig_2869_pilon_pilon, whole genome shotgun sequence genome, the region CCAGGCTATCTGGGGTTGTGTGTATTTTATGTTAATGTAGGGACCCAGGCTatctggggttgtgtgtgtattttaTGTTAATGTAGGGACCCAGGCTATCTGAGGTTGTGTGTGTATTTTATGTTAATGTAGGGACCCAGGCTATCTGAGGTTGTGTGTGTATTTTATGTTAATGTAGGGACCCAGGCTatctggggttgtgtgtgtattttaTGTTAATGTGGagaaccaatgtgtgtgtgtgtgtgcgtgtgtgtgtgtgtgtgtgtgtgtgtgtgtgtgtgtgtgtgtgtgtgtgtgtgtgtgtgtgtgtgtgtgtgtgtgttaccatatCAAGAAGATTATAAAGGGCTTTTTATAAATCAACTCTCATTTCTCTAAAACTTTTCAGGATTGTAACGTGTTCATCCTTGGACTGCAACAGCAGAAacttacaccctattccctttatagtgcactactttagaccaggacccataggcccgagaagtagtgcactgtgtagggaatagggtgtcatttaggaccCAAGTCTCTGCTTTCGTTTAGGCTTCAAATCCATTAATACCAGGAGGGATTTTATATCAACTCACTGATAGAGGCTTGAAAATCACCGTGGCAAAACACACTGCTCTCTATTCAATTAGTCACTGTAATAAAAAGAGAattcttactgtctgtctgtctgtctgtctgtctgtctgtctgtctgtctgtctgtctgtctgtctgtctgtctgtctgtctgtctgtctgtctgtggggacTACAGGTCCGACTCCGTCTTGTTCAGACAGAACGCGTAAAGGGATCGTTTAATGTTCATGCTGCTGTTAGCCTTGATATTCTCCTTCTCCGCTCCTGGTCCGTCCTCCTCGTCTCCCGACTTGGCAGATCCCTTACTGTCCTTCCTCTTTAACTGAGGACTGTCCTGACTGCTGTTGGGCGGGTCGTCTTTCAGAGAAGACTGGTCCTGGTCCGTCTCCCGGTGGTAGAAATAGTTAAAGTTGGACACGATGACGGGCACCGGCAGCGCGATGGTCAGCACTCCGGCGATGGCGCAGAGCGAGCCCACGATCTTCCCCCCCACTGTCACCGGCCTCATGTCCCCGTAGCCCACCGTCGTCATGGTGACCACGGCCCACCAGAAGGCGTCGGGGATGCTGGAGAAATGCGATTCGGGCTCGTCCGCTTCGGCGAAGAACACAGCACTGGAGAAGAGGATGACTCCGATGAAGAGGAAGAAAATGAGCAGCCCCAACTCTCTCATACTGGCTTTGAGGGTTTGTCCTAATATCTGAAGCCCCTTGGAGTGTCTGGACAGCTTGAAGATCCTGAACACCCTGACCAGCCGGATGACCCTGAGGATGGCCAGAGACATGGTCTGTCCGTTGCCGTGCTCCTGCGGTTCCTCCACCTGCTGCTCCGCCAGCTCTGTGCCCACCGTGATGAAGTAAGGCAGGATAGACATGATGTCTATGATGTTCATGACGGTCTTGGAGAACTCCGACTTGCTGGGGCAGGCGAAGAAACGCACTATGAATTCAAAAGTGAACCATATCACGCAAGTGGTTTCCACTATGAAGAAAGGGTCTGTGAATGTGAGAGAGGGACctggaacagtgttgttaccaGGCCGACTGGAGACCGGTAGCTCCCTCTCGTCCCTGAACTCCGGTAATGTCTCCATGCAAAATGTGATAATGGATATGGTGATGACGAGCACTGAGACTATAGCGATGCCTCGCGCCGGGCTGGAACTCTCCGGGTATTCGAATATGAGCCAGACTTGTTTCTGAAACTCATTCTGCGGTAGCGGTTTCTCTTCCTCTTTAATAAATCCCTCGTCTTCTCTAAACCTTTCCATGGCCTCTTCCCCTAGTCGGTAAAACCGAATCTCGTCGGCGAACACGTCGATAGACACATTGACAGGTCGTCTGATCTTACCTCCCGACTGATAGAAATATAAGATCCCGTCGAAACTTGGCCGGTTACGGTCGAAAAAGTACTCGTTCCGGAGCGGGTCGAAGTATTTAATCCTCTTATAGGGATCCCCCAGTAACGTATCGGGGAACTGGTTGAGTGTCCCTAGCTGTGTCTCGTACTTTAACCCAGCGATGTTGATCAGCACCCTCTCGTTGTTGTCCATGTCTCTGCGCTCCAACATGTCATCATCCAACAGATGGGGACTGTGGTCTGCGCGCCAGAGCGCATCCATCACGTTCTCGTTGCAACTCAAAGTGTTATTCACGTCGTTGATTTTCCACGTCCTCGGTTTGGGACTCCCGGTTGTATTAATCTCTTTGTGACCGCTGTAGCCCAGCTCCCGGAGTCCACTCTGGACAAACGGCGGAGGTTGAGGGTGATCCAGCGCGTTACGGCAGGCTACATCTCCGGCATTGCCAGCGCTTCCTTTCGCTCCGCCGTTCTCAAAACTCACCAGCGCTAACTCCATACCGTATCCATTAAATAGACTTTATAAATATAAACACGGAAAATACTTGTAGAGTtgaaccaacaacaacaacccctcCAGACGGTTTCACCCCCCGACAGCTGAACTGACAAGTAGCAAGCAGTTAAAGCTGGATCAAATCCAACGCGCCCTCCGCCGATAAaactatactgtatgtgtgtttggaaCGGACGAGGCTAAGCCAAGAGCGCGCGTGCTCCCTGGTCTCTCTCGGGAAAGTAAATAataccgagagagacagagggagggagagagagaaccccgGATGAGAAAGTAATGAGTATTCCTGACGTCAAAAGAGCTGTTCAACCAACCGCTGTCTGAGAAGCCTTTGAAAATGTCTCTCTGTTAGGCAATCTGTCATTCCTAACTCAGggagcagggagaaagagagagggaggagagggatgatggggaggagggggtgtTGAAGGGGactctgagaggagagctggatagagagagagagagagagagacagagggagaaagacagagagggatgatGGGAGGGGGGGGTGTTGAAGGGGGactctgagaggagagctggatagagagagagagagagagacagagagaggagagagggagggagacagagggagaaagacagagagggatgatgggagggagggggtgttgAAGGGGGactctgagaggagagctggatagagagagagagagagagagagagagagagagacagagggagacagagagggagagagagagagtgagagggagagagaggagaggaggggatgatgATGGGAGGGGGGGGTGTTGAAGGGGGACTCTGAGAGGAGACCACAACATACATAGTTTTGATTCTTTGAGTTTGaatttcttaaaaaaaaaatgtaattaaaatatCACAACCCTTtatattttaatatttgattattattGGATGTATAACTAGATGTCCATTTAGCATGATGTCCATTTAGCATGATGTCCATTTAGCATGATGTCCATTTAGCATGATGTCCATTTAGCATGATGTCCATTTAGCATGATGTCCATTTAGCATGATGTCCATTTAGCATGATGTCCATTTAGCATGATGTCCATTTAGCATGATGTCCATTTAGCATGATGTCCATTTAGCATGATGTCCATTTAGCATGATGTCCATTTAGCATGATGTCCATTTAGCATGATGTCCATTTAGCATGATGTCCATTTAGCATGATGTCCATTTAGCATGATGTCCATTTAGCATGATGTCCATTTAGCATGATGTCCATTTAGCATGATGTCCATTTAGCATGATGTCCATTTAGCATGATGTCCATTTAGCATGATGTCCATTTAGCATGATGTCCATTTAGCATGATGTCCATTAGCATGATGTCCATTTAGCATGATGTCCATTTAGCATGATGTCCATTTAGCATGATGTCCATTTAGCATGATGTCCATTTAGCATGATGTCCATTTAGCATGATGTCCATTTAGCATGATGTCCCATTTAGCATGATGTCCATTTAGCATGATGTCCATTTAGCATGATGTCCATTTAGCATGATGTCCATTTAGCATGATGTCCATTTAGCATGATGTTTAGCATGATGTCCATTTAGCATGATGTCCATTTAGCATGATGTCCATTAGCATGATGTCCATTGATGTCCATTTAGCATGATGTCCATTTAGCATGATGTCCATTTAGCATGATGTCCATTTAGCATGATGTCCATTAGCATGATGTCCATTTAGCATGATGTCCATTTAGCATGATGTCCATTTAGCATGATGTCCATTAGCATGATGTCCATTTAGCATGATGTCCATTTAGCATGATGTCCATTTAGCATGATGTCCATTAGCATGATGTCCATTTAGCATGATGTCCATTAGCATGATGTCCATTAGCATGATGTCCATTTAGCATGATGTCCATGTAGCATGATGTCCATGTTCACCCAGGGCCACTCCACATGTTCTGATCTCCAGAGATCAATATGATAAGTCTATTATTGACTATTGATTAAAAGGTTCCACCTACTAACTCTACTTCTATGTTCCCTGTCGATCAGAGATCAGATCAGTCTGAAACAACAAATGGAAATAAATCCCCCCTCTACTCAATCCAGTAGTCACCGTGCTGAGAAGATACCAGGCCCTCACCGTGCTGAGAAGATACCAGGCCCTCACCGTGCTGAGAAGATACCAGGCCCTCACCGTGCTGAGAAGATACCAGGCCCTCACCGTGCTGAGAAGATACCAGGCCCTCACCGTGCTGAGAAGATACCAGGCCCTCACCGTGCTGAGAAGATACCAGGCCCTCACCGTGCTGAGAAGATACCAGGCCCTCACGGTGCTGAGAAGATACCAGGCCCTCACCGTGCTGAGAAGATACCAGGCCCTCACCGTGCTGAGAAGATACCAGGCCGTTCAGATGAGAGTTCAGATCTGTCCCACAACAGGATCCTTAAATACCCCCTGACACATTGGGCAGTGATCTATCTGTGTTGGCTTTAATTGTCTGGCATGGAGAAGATGTGGTGAGAGGCTGGAGGGGGTCTCAGCTTGGTGACAGACATAGTGCCCGTCCTGCCATGGCTGAATGCCTTGCCGTCCTATCCTGGCAGACACACAGGGCAGGCAGGCTAAAACGGATAGCCAGGCGGGAGGCAGACACACATCACAGGGGAAAGCAGGCTGGCCATGttgacagacagagcagaggaagGCAGGCTGGCCATGttgacagacagagcagaggaagGCAGGCTGGCCAtgttgacagagagagcagaggacgGCAGGCTGGCCATGttgacagacagagcagaggaagGCAGGCTGGCCATGttgacagacagagcagaggaagGCAGGCTGGCCATGttgacagacagagcagaggaagTCATGCTGGccatgttgacagacagactagagGAAAGCAGGCTGGCCATGttgacagacagagcagaggaagTCATGCTGGCCATGttgacagacagagcagaggaagGCAGGCTGGCCATGttgacagacagagcagaggaagGCAGGCTGGCCATGttgacagacagagcagaggaaAGCAGGCTGGCCATGttgacagacagagcagaggaaAGCAGGCTGGCCATGttgacagacagagcagaggaagGCAGGCTGGCCATGttgacagacagagcagaggaagTCATGCTGGccatgttgacagacagactagagGAAAGCAGGCTGGCCATGttgacagacagagcagaggaagGCAGGCTGGCCATGttgacagacagagcagaggaagTCATGCTGGCCATGTTGACAGACATAGCAGAGGAAGGCAGGCTGGCCATGTTGACAGACatgctgggagagagacagacacactgctgggagagagacagacacactgctgggagagagacagacacactgctgggagagagacagacacactgctgggagagagacagacacactgctgggagagacacagacacactgctgggagagagacagacacactgctgggagagacagacacactgctgggagagagacaggcacactgctgggagagacacagacacactgctgggagagacacagacacactgctgggagagagacagacacactgctgggagagagacagacacactgctgggagagacacagacacactgctgggagagagacagacacactgctgggagagacacagacacactgctgggagagagacagacacactgctgggagagacagacacactgctgggagagagacaggcacactgctgggagagacacagacacactgctgggagagacacagacacactgctgggagagacacagacacactgctggtagagagacagacacactgctgggagagagacagacacactgctgggagagagacagacacactgctgggagagagacacacagacacactgctgggagagagacagacacactgctgggagagacacagacacactgctgggagagacacagacacactgctggagagagacacagacacactgctgggagagagacagacacactgctgggagagagacagacacactgctgggagagagacagacacactgctgggagagagacagacacactgctgggagagacacagacacactgctggtagagagacagacacactgctgggagagagacagacacactgctgggagagagacagacacactgctgggagagagacagacacactgctgggagagacacagacacactgctgggagagacagacacactgctgggagagacacagacacactgctgggagagacacagacacactgctggtagagagacagacacactgctggtagagagacagacacactgctggtagagagacagacacactgcgCTGGTTCTGCTGGAGCCTGGGAGGGCTGGAGGGGCAGCTAGGAGCTGGTTCTGCTGGAGCCTGGGAGGGCTGGAGGGGCAGCTAGGAGCTGGTTCTGCTGGAGCTAGAgttccctccctgtcccctcaaTAAACCTCTAACCCCCTCTTCTACTGCCTCATCACTCCTTCCAACCACCAGAGGGACCCCCACCCTCTTCCTCCAACCACCAGAgggccccccaccccctccctccaaccACCAGAgggccccccaccccctccctccaaccACCAGATGGCcccccacaccctccctcccCGTCCCCTCACTAAACGTCTAACCCCCTCTTCTTATGCCTCATCACTCCTTCCAACCACCAGAGGGCCCCCCACCCCCTCCGTCCAACCACCAGAGGGCCCCCGACCCCTCCCTCCAACCACCAGAGGGCCCCCACGCCCTCCTTCCAACCACCAGGTGGCCCGCCAGCCGCTCCCTCCAACCACCAGAAGGCGCCCAAACCCCTCCTTCCCAAAATAACATAACATTGTCTGTTTTTGGAGCCTGGGCCATCTGAGCTGAGTCCAGCTGCCTGTCCACGATGCCATCTCTGCCTCCCTCTACAAGGACCtctaactcctcctcctcctcctcctcctcctcctcctcctcctcctcctcctccatccttctcctcctcctcctccttctcccccttctccccctcctcctcctcctcgtcatcctcctccatccttcttctcctcctcctcctcctcctccaaccttcttctcctcctcctccccctcctcctcctcctcatcctcctcatcctcctccatccttcttctcctcctccttctccctcctcctcctccacccttctcctcctcctccttctcccccctcctcctcctcctcctcctcctcctcctccatccttcttctcctcctccttctcccccctcctcctcttccatccttctcctcctcctcctcctcctccttctcccccctcctcctccttctcatcctcctcctcctccacccttctcttcctcctccttcttcctcctccttctcctcctcctcctcctcctcctcctcctcctcctcctccctcctcctcctcctcatcctcctcctcctcctccatccttctcctcctcctcctccctcctccttcttctcctcgtcctcctcctcatcctcctcctcttcctaggCCTCATCACCCCCTCCTTCCTTCTGTCCTACCTCCAGTGGGGATCCCTTTGTCCTCGCTCACCAAACAAGCCTGGATTGTTGGATCTTAGGAGGAATGAACAGCATATTAGAGCAGCAGGCCTCCtcagtggtaaagactgggtctgttgtgtattagagcagcaggcctcctcagtggtaaagactgggtctgttgtgtattagagcagcaggcctcctcagtggtaaagactgggtctgttgtgtattagagcagcagtaaagactgggtctgttgtgtattagagcagcagcctcctcagtggtaaagactgggtc harbors:
- the LOC127923179 gene encoding potassium voltage-gated channel subfamily A member 2, which codes for MELALVSFENGGAKGSAGNAGDVACRNALDHPQPPPFVQSGLRELGYSGHKEINTTGSPKPRTWKINDVNNTLSCNENVMDALWRADHSPHLLDDDMLERRDMDNNERVLINIAGLKYETQLGTLNQFPDTLLGDPYKRIKYFDPLRNEYFFDRNRPSFDGILYFYQSGGKIRRPVNVSIDVFADEIRFYRLGEEAMERFREDEGFIKEEEKPLPQNEFQKQVWLIFEYPESSSPARGIAIVSVLVITISIITFCMETLPEFRDERELPVSSRPGNNTVPGPSLTFTDPFFIVETTCVIWFTFEFIVRFFACPSKSEFSKTVMNIIDIMSILPYFITVGTELAEQQVEEPQEHGNGQTMSLAILRVIRLVRVFRIFKLSRHSKGLQILGQTLKASMRELGLLIFFLFIGVILFSSAVFFAEADEPESHFSSIPDAFWWAVVTMTTVGYGDMRPVTVGGKIVGSLCAIAGVLTIALPVPVIVSNFNYFYHRETDQDQSSLKDDPPNSSQDSPQLKRKDSKGSAKSGDEEDGPGAEKENIKANSSMNIKRSLYAFCLNKTESDL